In Daphnia pulicaria isolate SC F1-1A chromosome 5, SC_F0-13Bv2, whole genome shotgun sequence, a single genomic region encodes these proteins:
- the LOC124340455 gene encoding transforming acidic coiled-coil-containing protein 2-like isoform X6: MGNILWGSGTNEEEKCEAVAVDLDAEAWSERTAVITRYDHETHCDLARGFVEDLANKVVEENFKEPEQKKENFKAPTSLHLKKQKLFLPDLVPNVAASGPPTDVVSESDEYESADEQPQLQDTLYLDSTVHPSTAFDASTPIDTPGWHLDFDSSHVFPVGDVTVDASLKDYSLPTVDSAPESLPHIPAVNAVPKEETDSLGAIANFPARTSQPFSPSSGSDVDVSVLDSESDTLAAVTPINPSNEVDVDLITQFERLMLSKQVLSKQSPATPTLNTTFPLSEDENTPIVAVNQTVSSSVYEEEDILPADATRDVLSVTRDVSVTNQDDSEFASFLDQPSEHSSFADLKGHPRTKNFINDPDCSSSIVEDQKPQVIEEENEEIDGCQEEIVPVVEEEIISTVEESVPVVEEEIISTVEESVPVKEEVASTVVETVPVKEEENTPAQEEVVVSTVEETVPVVEEETVPAEEKEIVPAEEKVIVLEGTVPDLKEEIVPAVEETVSVEEKQTAVQEKTDPVVELNRTVPVVEEEIVPVAEEEIVPVNEEETVPVAEEEIVPVAEEEIVPVNEEETVPVVEKETVLVVEETVPVLESEVVPVIEGEPVSVVEKETVAIEEDQIVSEKKTVPDEEEQNPAVTEELSLTINKEEIVSVVEEQPTSIIEIAGALEPVDISSSEVDTVPAEGDSTFASTGEQTVLNAADKSCPAEVSEAPSEENQTSAVTEDVLPELSSADAETTAVKPTSLPEEKPIVTKKGYDLSFLDRFDDLENATPSISQAKLLPQLSTPISDSSALRVITEQESGPSTPVDQQVEKDEAVVTTPQVDVDQETSFIPITSQESEESKVPAQDETIVEEKPAEVSVHSDTGREACEEAPLIVPKKGYDLSFLDKLEDLENASPVATVNGSQETKMKESMSTNDKEAEPTEEQQSSESKSEKPAGTSPTKKAPFVRKPIRPRVARPAANVAKSDAFEVEFAFDPNEDPFKPKKKLGASPTRDGSPKTQNDVITSPNHVDNTEANSTVIESIPQSMSPKPEIVSERLSNNGSDQEEFRPAQEVFHDPSELDFLMQHGGATHDIALARQSLFVKFDPLVTGRPSMFPPRSSDAGGDDTILAEEDAARKSAGESLFLFSPPHSSSAPKVERTEPVEKSNPPECLMSSHNVAGDVLSLNEHKEALKLQELLFQDKLLQKEREILMKENENQDMKSKYEATVEAQAQMRQIVGEYEKTISQLIAEKEREKANMETTLQSTIKERDQAIEDVKEVERAFSEFHRMYERNRTAAENLHKNEEALKKALAAYQERLQQEQHKYETLKLHAAQKLEGAQQEMENLKRNLEGESSRVKAQLKKTEMRLASVEQSLEQKSKENEELTTLCDELINKLGSSAK; this comes from the exons ATGGGCAACATACTATGG GGTTCGGGGACAAACGAAGAAGAGAAATGCGAAGCAGTTGCCGTGGACCTGGATGCAGAGGCTTGGTCTGAACGGACAGCCGTCATCACCCGTTATGATCATGAGACCCACTGCGATCTGGCCCGTGGCTTCGTTGAGGATCTAGCTAACAAAGTCGTAGAAGAAAACTTTAAGGAACCTgagcagaagaaagaaaacttcAAAGCACCCACTTCGttacatttgaaaaaacagaaactctTTTTGCCTGATTTGGTACCCAACGTTGCCGCATCGGGACCTCCAACCGATGTTGTTTCTGAATCGGACGAATACGAAAGCGCTGACGAACAGCCACAATTGCAAG ATACTCTATACCTGGACTCGACTGTCCATCCGTCAACAGCTTTTGACGCGTCTACGCCAATTGACACTCCTGGTTGGCATTTAGATTTCGATTCGTCTCACGTCTTTCCTGTTGGTGATGTCACTGTCGATGCTAGTCTTAAAGACTACTCATTGCCAACTGTAGATTCAGCACCGGAGAGTTTGCCCCATATTCCCGCAGTAAACGCGGTACCCAAGGAAGAAACAGATTCATTGGGTGCTATAGCCAATTTCCCTGCCAGGACTTCGCAACCGTTTTCACCTTCGTCTGGATCTGACGTTGATGTCTCCGTTTTAGATTCCGAATCCGATACACTAGCAGCAGTGACACCCATCAATCCGTCGAATGAAGTGGATGTCGACTTAATTACTCAGTTTGAACGTTTGATGCTCTCGAAGCAAGTGCTATCTAAACAATCACCTGCTACGCCAACTTTAAACACAACTTTCCCGTTGAGTGAGGACGAGAACACACCCATTGTCGCTGTGAATCAAACTGTTTCTTCTTCGGTATACGAGGAAGAAGACATCCTTCCTGCTGACGCAACACGGGACGTTTTGTCTGTCACGCGAGACGTTTCTGTCACTAATCAAGACGACTCTGAATTTGCTTCGTTTCTTGACCAGCCATCGGAGCATAGCTCATTTGCTGATTTGAAAGGTCATCCCAGGaccaaaaatttcattaatgaTCCAGATTGTTCATCGTCAATCGTCGAGGATCAAAAACCTCAAGTAATTGAAGAAGAGAACGAGGAAATTGACGGCTGTCAAGAAGAAATTGTTCCAGttgtagaagaagaaataatttcaactGTCGAAGAATCTGTTCCAGttgtagaagaagaaataatttcaactGTCGAAGAATCTGTTCCAGTTAAAGAAGAAGTAGCTTCAACTGTCGTAGAAACTGTTCCAGttaaagaggaagaaaatacTCCAGCTCAAGAAGAAGTAGTAGTTTCGACTGTCGAAGAAACTGTTCCAGTTGTGGAGGAAGAAACTGTTCCagctgaagaaaaagaaattgttccagctgaagaaaaagtaattgttTTAGAAGGAACCGTTCCGGacttgaaagaagaaattgttcCGGCCGTGGAGGAAACAGTTTCTGTTGAGGAAAAACAAACTGCTGTCCAAGAGAAAACTGACCCAGTCGTCGAATTGAATAGGACTGTTCCTGTCGTCGAAGAGGAAATTGTTCCAGTCGCCGAAGAGGAAATTGTTCCAGTCAACGAAGAGGAAACTGTTCCAGTCGCCGAAGAGGAAATTGTTCCAGTCGCCGAAGAGGAAATTGTTCCAGTCAACGAAGAGGAAACTGTTCCTGTTGTCGAAAAAGAAACCGTTTTGGTTGTTGAGGAGACGGTTCCAGTTCTCGAATCGGAAGTTGTTCCAGTCATCGAAGGAGAACCTGTTTCAGTcgtcgaaaaagaaactgtTGCAATCGAGGAAGATCAAATTGtttctgaaaagaaaacagttccagACGAGGAAGAGCAAAACCCTGCTGTCACTGAGGAACTTAGCTTGACGatcaacaaagaagaaatcgtTTCAGTTGTTGAAGAGCAGCCAACTTCTATCATCGAGATCGCCGGGGCCTTAGAGCCGGTTGATATCAGTAGCAGCGAAGTTGACACGGTTCCAGCTGAAGGCGATTCGACTTTCGCTTCTACTGGTGAACAAACCGTTTTGAACGCAGCTGACAAAAGTTGTCCCGCTGAAGTCAGCGAAGCCCCTAGCGAAGAAAACCAAACATCTGCAGTAACTGAAGACGTTTTGCCTGAACTGTCATCAGCAGACGCCGAGACGACTGCAGTCAAACCGACAAGTTTACCAGAAGAAAAGCCAATTGTAACCAAGAAAGGTTACGACCTCAGTTTTTTGGATAGATTTGATGATCTAGAGAACGCTACTCCATCTATCAGTCAAGCTAAACTTCTACCCCAGCTCTCGACCCCGATTTCCGACTCTTCTGCTTTAAGAG TTATTACGGAACAAGAAAGCGGTCCGTCTACTCCAGTTGATCAACAGGTGGAAAAAGACGAGGCTGTTGTCACGACTCCCCAAGTGGACGTCGACCAAGAAACTTCATTCATTCCCATCACGTCACAAG AATCTGAAGAGAGTAAAGTGCCCGCTCAAGACGAAACTATCGTGGAAGAAAAACCAGCAGAAGTTTCAGTACACTCTGACACTGGGCGAGAAGCCTGTGAAGAGGCCCCGTTGATTGTACCTAAAAAGGGTTACGACTTGAGTTTCCTGGACAAACTGGAAGACTTGGAAAACGCGTCGCCTGTCGCCACTGTTAACG GATCTCAAGAGACCAAGATGAAGGAAAGTATGTCGACAAACGATAAGGAAGCTGAGCCAACTGAAGAGCAACAATCCTCTGAATCCAAATCAGAGAAACCAGCTGGAACAAGTCCAACCAAGAAAGCACCTTTTGTACGCAAACCCATCCGTCCCCGAGTCGCCCGACCAGCAGCTAATGTTGCAAAATCGGATGCGTTCGAAGTTGAGTTTGCTTTCGATCCGAACGAGGATCCTttcaaacccaaaaagaaattaggaGCCTCGCCAACTAGGGATGGTAgtccaaaaacacaaaatgatGTCATTACCTCCCCCAATCACGTt GACAACACCGAAGCCAACAGTACTGTGATCGAAAGCATTCCTCAGTCGATGTCACCCAAACCTGAAATAGTCAGTGAAAGGTTGTCAAACAATGGTAGTGACCAAGAAGAATTCCGACCGGCCCAGGAAGTCTTTCATGATCCCTCAGAGCTGGATTTCCTCATGCAACACGGTGGCGCTACGCACGATATTGCTTTAGCTAGGCAATCACTATTTGTGAAATTTGATCCGCTTGTTACGGGAAGGCCTAGTATGTTTCCACCCCGCTCATCCGATGCTG GTGGAGATGACACAATACTTGCGGAAGAGGATGCCGCTCGTAAATCTGCTGGAGAGAGTTTATTCCTCTTCAGCCCACCACATTCTTCTAGTGCACCTAAAGTGGAAAGAACTGAGCCGGTTGAAAAGTCAAATCCGCCCGAGTGCCTAATGTCCAGTCATAATGTGGCTGGAGATGTTCTTAGTCTGAATGAACACAAGGAGGCATTGAAGTTACAAGAATTGTTGTTCCAAGACAAATTACTTCAAAAGGAACGAGAAATTCTGATGAAAGAGAATGAAAATCAGGATATGAAGTCTAAATATGAAGCCACTGTTGAAGCCCAAGCCCAGATGAG ACAAATTGTCGGTGAATATGAGAAGACGATATCTCAATTGATTGCTGAAAAGGAGCGGGAAAAGGCCAACATGGAGACCACCCTGCAAAGTACGATCAAGGAGAGAGATCAGGCGATCGAAGACGTCAAAGAAGTGGAACGTGCTTTTAGCGAATTTCACCGCATGTACGAGCGTAATCGCACAGCAGCCGAGAATTTGCATAAGAATGAAGAAGCTTTGAAGAAGGCCCTAGCGGCCTACCAGGAAAGATTGCAGCAGGAGCAACACAAATACGAGACGCTGAAGCTGCATGCCGCTCAGAAACTCGAAGG agctcaacaagaaatggagaaTTTGAAGCGTAATCTTGAAGGCGAGAGTTCTCGGGTGAAGGCTCAGCTCAAGAAAACTGAGATGAGACTGGCGTCGGTCGAGCAAAGTCTGGAACAGAAATCCAAAGAGAACGAGGAGCTCACCACTTTGTGCGATGAACTTATTAACAAATTAGGATCCAGTGCTAAGTAA
- the LOC124340455 gene encoding transforming acidic coiled-coil-containing protein 2-like isoform X2 gives MEVGDENLPPSIQTIIKTESTVCASPRSPGAVRSVLADVNTSKSFVCETKIMNELGSGTNEEEKCEAVAVDLDAEAWSERTAVITRYDHETHCDLARGFVEDLANKVVEENFKEPEQKKENFKAPTSLHLKKQKLFLPDLVPNVAASGPPTDVVSESDEYESADEQPQLQDTLYLDSTVHPSTAFDASTPIDTPGWHLDFDSSHVFPVGDVTVDASLKDYSLPTVDSAPESLPHIPAVNAVPKEETDSLGAIANFPARTSQPFSPSSGSDVDVSVLDSESDTLAAVTPINPSNEVDVDLITQFERLMLSKQVLSKQSPATPTLNTTFPLSEDENTPIVAVNQTVSSSVYEEEDILPADATRDVLSVTRDVSVTNQDDSEFASFLDQPSEHSSFADLKGHPRTKNFINDPDCSSSIVEDQKPQVIEEENEEIDGCQEEIVPVVEEEIISTVEESVPVKEEVASTVVETVPVKEEENTPAQEEVVVSTVEETVPVVEEETVPAEEKEIVPAEEKVIVLEGTVPDLKEEIVPAVEETVSVEEKQTAVQEKTDPVVELNRTVPVVEEEIVPVAEEEIVPVNEEETVPVAEEEIVPVAEEEIVPVNEEETVPVVEKETVLVVEETVPVLESEVVPVIEGEPVSVVEKETVAIEEDQIVSEKKTVPDEEEQNPAVTEELSLTINKEEIVSVVEEQPTSIIEIAGALEPVDISSSEVDTVPAEGDSTFASTGEQTVLNAADKSCPAEVSEAPSEENQTSAVTEDVLPELSSADAETTAVKPTSLPEEKPIVTKKGYDLSFLDRFDDLENATPSISQAKLLPQLSTPISDSSALRVITEQESGPSTPVDQQVEKDEAVVTTPQVDVDQETSFIPITSQESEESKVPAQDETIVEEKPAEVSVHSDTGREACEEAPLIVPKKGYDLSFLDKLEDLENASPVATVNGSQETKMKESMSTNDKEAEPTEEQQSSESKSEKPAGTSPTKKAPFVRKPIRPRVARPAANVAKSDAFEVEFAFDPNEDPFKPKKKLGASPTRDGSPKTQNDVITSPNHVDNTEANSTVIESIPQSMSPKPEIVSERLSNNGSDQEEFRPAQEVFHDPSELDFLMQHGGATHDIALARQSLFVKFDPLVTGRPSMFPPRSSDAGGDDTILAEEDAARKSAGESLFLFSPPHSSSAPKVERTEPVEKSNPPECLMSSHNVAGDVLSLNEHKEALKLQELLFQDKLLQKEREILMKENENQDMKSKYEATVEAQAQMRQIVGEYEKTISQLIAEKEREKANMETTLQSTIKERDQAIEDVKEVERAFSEFHRMYERNRTAAENLHKNEEALKKALAAYQERLQQEQHKYETLKLHAAQKLEGAQQEMENLKRNLEGESSRVKAQLKKTEMRLASVEQSLEQKSKENEELTTLCDELINKLGSSAK, from the exons ATGGAAGTTGGAGATGAAAATTTACCGCCATCGATTCAAACAATAATTAAAACTGAAAGCACCGTTTGTGCTAGCCCACGTTCCCCAGGAGCTGTCAGATCTGTCTTGGCTGATGTCAACACGTCAAAATCCTTTGTGTGTGAGACAAAAATCATGAACGAGCTG GGTTCGGGGACAAACGAAGAAGAGAAATGCGAAGCAGTTGCCGTGGACCTGGATGCAGAGGCTTGGTCTGAACGGACAGCCGTCATCACCCGTTATGATCATGAGACCCACTGCGATCTGGCCCGTGGCTTCGTTGAGGATCTAGCTAACAAAGTCGTAGAAGAAAACTTTAAGGAACCTgagcagaagaaagaaaacttcAAAGCACCCACTTCGttacatttgaaaaaacagaaactctTTTTGCCTGATTTGGTACCCAACGTTGCCGCATCGGGACCTCCAACCGATGTTGTTTCTGAATCGGACGAATACGAAAGCGCTGACGAACAGCCACAATTGCAAG ATACTCTATACCTGGACTCGACTGTCCATCCGTCAACAGCTTTTGACGCGTCTACGCCAATTGACACTCCTGGTTGGCATTTAGATTTCGATTCGTCTCACGTCTTTCCTGTTGGTGATGTCACTGTCGATGCTAGTCTTAAAGACTACTCATTGCCAACTGTAGATTCAGCACCGGAGAGTTTGCCCCATATTCCCGCAGTAAACGCGGTACCCAAGGAAGAAACAGATTCATTGGGTGCTATAGCCAATTTCCCTGCCAGGACTTCGCAACCGTTTTCACCTTCGTCTGGATCTGACGTTGATGTCTCCGTTTTAGATTCCGAATCCGATACACTAGCAGCAGTGACACCCATCAATCCGTCGAATGAAGTGGATGTCGACTTAATTACTCAGTTTGAACGTTTGATGCTCTCGAAGCAAGTGCTATCTAAACAATCACCTGCTACGCCAACTTTAAACACAACTTTCCCGTTGAGTGAGGACGAGAACACACCCATTGTCGCTGTGAATCAAACTGTTTCTTCTTCGGTATACGAGGAAGAAGACATCCTTCCTGCTGACGCAACACGGGACGTTTTGTCTGTCACGCGAGACGTTTCTGTCACTAATCAAGACGACTCTGAATTTGCTTCGTTTCTTGACCAGCCATCGGAGCATAGCTCATTTGCTGATTTGAAAGGTCATCCCAGGaccaaaaatttcattaatgaTCCAGATTGTTCATCGTCAATCGTCGAGGATCAAAAACCTCAAGTAATTGAAGAAGAGAACGAGGAAATTGACGGCTGTCAAGAAGAAATTGTTCCAGttgtagaagaagaa ataatttcaactGTCGAAGAATCTGTTCCAGTTAAAGAAGAAGTAGCTTCAACTGTCGTAGAAACTGTTCCAGttaaagaggaagaaaatacTCCAGCTCAAGAAGAAGTAGTAGTTTCGACTGTCGAAGAAACTGTTCCAGTTGTGGAGGAAGAAACTGTTCCagctgaagaaaaagaaattgttccagctgaagaaaaagtaattgttTTAGAAGGAACCGTTCCGGacttgaaagaagaaattgttcCGGCCGTGGAGGAAACAGTTTCTGTTGAGGAAAAACAAACTGCTGTCCAAGAGAAAACTGACCCAGTCGTCGAATTGAATAGGACTGTTCCTGTCGTCGAAGAGGAAATTGTTCCAGTCGCCGAAGAGGAAATTGTTCCAGTCAACGAAGAGGAAACTGTTCCAGTCGCCGAAGAGGAAATTGTTCCAGTCGCCGAAGAGGAAATTGTTCCAGTCAACGAAGAGGAAACTGTTCCTGTTGTCGAAAAAGAAACCGTTTTGGTTGTTGAGGAGACGGTTCCAGTTCTCGAATCGGAAGTTGTTCCAGTCATCGAAGGAGAACCTGTTTCAGTcgtcgaaaaagaaactgtTGCAATCGAGGAAGATCAAATTGtttctgaaaagaaaacagttccagACGAGGAAGAGCAAAACCCTGCTGTCACTGAGGAACTTAGCTTGACGatcaacaaagaagaaatcgtTTCAGTTGTTGAAGAGCAGCCAACTTCTATCATCGAGATCGCCGGGGCCTTAGAGCCGGTTGATATCAGTAGCAGCGAAGTTGACACGGTTCCAGCTGAAGGCGATTCGACTTTCGCTTCTACTGGTGAACAAACCGTTTTGAACGCAGCTGACAAAAGTTGTCCCGCTGAAGTCAGCGAAGCCCCTAGCGAAGAAAACCAAACATCTGCAGTAACTGAAGACGTTTTGCCTGAACTGTCATCAGCAGACGCCGAGACGACTGCAGTCAAACCGACAAGTTTACCAGAAGAAAAGCCAATTGTAACCAAGAAAGGTTACGACCTCAGTTTTTTGGATAGATTTGATGATCTAGAGAACGCTACTCCATCTATCAGTCAAGCTAAACTTCTACCCCAGCTCTCGACCCCGATTTCCGACTCTTCTGCTTTAAGAG TTATTACGGAACAAGAAAGCGGTCCGTCTACTCCAGTTGATCAACAGGTGGAAAAAGACGAGGCTGTTGTCACGACTCCCCAAGTGGACGTCGACCAAGAAACTTCATTCATTCCCATCACGTCACAAG AATCTGAAGAGAGTAAAGTGCCCGCTCAAGACGAAACTATCGTGGAAGAAAAACCAGCAGAAGTTTCAGTACACTCTGACACTGGGCGAGAAGCCTGTGAAGAGGCCCCGTTGATTGTACCTAAAAAGGGTTACGACTTGAGTTTCCTGGACAAACTGGAAGACTTGGAAAACGCGTCGCCTGTCGCCACTGTTAACG GATCTCAAGAGACCAAGATGAAGGAAAGTATGTCGACAAACGATAAGGAAGCTGAGCCAACTGAAGAGCAACAATCCTCTGAATCCAAATCAGAGAAACCAGCTGGAACAAGTCCAACCAAGAAAGCACCTTTTGTACGCAAACCCATCCGTCCCCGAGTCGCCCGACCAGCAGCTAATGTTGCAAAATCGGATGCGTTCGAAGTTGAGTTTGCTTTCGATCCGAACGAGGATCCTttcaaacccaaaaagaaattaggaGCCTCGCCAACTAGGGATGGTAgtccaaaaacacaaaatgatGTCATTACCTCCCCCAATCACGTt GACAACACCGAAGCCAACAGTACTGTGATCGAAAGCATTCCTCAGTCGATGTCACCCAAACCTGAAATAGTCAGTGAAAGGTTGTCAAACAATGGTAGTGACCAAGAAGAATTCCGACCGGCCCAGGAAGTCTTTCATGATCCCTCAGAGCTGGATTTCCTCATGCAACACGGTGGCGCTACGCACGATATTGCTTTAGCTAGGCAATCACTATTTGTGAAATTTGATCCGCTTGTTACGGGAAGGCCTAGTATGTTTCCACCCCGCTCATCCGATGCTG GTGGAGATGACACAATACTTGCGGAAGAGGATGCCGCTCGTAAATCTGCTGGAGAGAGTTTATTCCTCTTCAGCCCACCACATTCTTCTAGTGCACCTAAAGTGGAAAGAACTGAGCCGGTTGAAAAGTCAAATCCGCCCGAGTGCCTAATGTCCAGTCATAATGTGGCTGGAGATGTTCTTAGTCTGAATGAACACAAGGAGGCATTGAAGTTACAAGAATTGTTGTTCCAAGACAAATTACTTCAAAAGGAACGAGAAATTCTGATGAAAGAGAATGAAAATCAGGATATGAAGTCTAAATATGAAGCCACTGTTGAAGCCCAAGCCCAGATGAG ACAAATTGTCGGTGAATATGAGAAGACGATATCTCAATTGATTGCTGAAAAGGAGCGGGAAAAGGCCAACATGGAGACCACCCTGCAAAGTACGATCAAGGAGAGAGATCAGGCGATCGAAGACGTCAAAGAAGTGGAACGTGCTTTTAGCGAATTTCACCGCATGTACGAGCGTAATCGCACAGCAGCCGAGAATTTGCATAAGAATGAAGAAGCTTTGAAGAAGGCCCTAGCGGCCTACCAGGAAAGATTGCAGCAGGAGCAACACAAATACGAGACGCTGAAGCTGCATGCCGCTCAGAAACTCGAAGG agctcaacaagaaatggagaaTTTGAAGCGTAATCTTGAAGGCGAGAGTTCTCGGGTGAAGGCTCAGCTCAAGAAAACTGAGATGAGACTGGCGTCGGTCGAGCAAAGTCTGGAACAGAAATCCAAAGAGAACGAGGAGCTCACCACTTTGTGCGATGAACTTATTAACAAATTAGGATCCAGTGCTAAGTAA